The Erpetoichthys calabaricus chromosome 6, fErpCal1.3, whole genome shotgun sequence genome includes the window ctcttgggcacagccatcagcagtgtgtctgtcagcggagagagtgttgaccttgttgagaggtttacttacctctgtagcaacattcatgtctctggtgactcttcctatgaacttagtagatggattgggagagcatggggggtcatgaagttgctggaaaggggtgtgtggcgctcccaatatttttgcaaaaggacaaaggtccaagtttttagagtcctggtgcttcctgtttagctatatggttgcgagacatggacgctatccagtgacctgagacaaagactggactccttcagtactgtgtttctTCAGAGAATTGTTggatactgctggtttgactttgtgtcgaatgagcggttgctcacagagtaccaaatgaagcacattacctgcattgtgagggagcatcagttacggcactacagccacaatcggaaggttgccagtttgaatcccgtaaatgccaaaagggactctgctctgttgggccattgagcaaggcccttacattgcaattgctgagcgctttgagtaatgagaaaagtgctatataaatgcaaagaattattattattattatgtggtgcaattcccccgagggtgatccagctcacaggatcctcattgttgaggacccgagtggctggaccaggccaaggggtcgcccacataacatctggctgcggtttatagagggtcatttctggagggtaggactggaccgcgtgtctggctagggagttgccaaccaggatcccgagctgtttcgtcgtggggtgggtgcggtaatgcgctgtaccagtgcatgttccctaacctgacctgattaAATCAAATTATTTAATCTACAGTAAGTAGATTTACTTATATTGTCTTTTGTAAACCGTtaaatttgtttggagatcagaaacaactaagtgttatgaataagcaaaaatgGAGGAAATCAGGAAGAGTGTTGCTGGGGCAGACCTTTGGGCAatccacattttgttttattttttcagtttgtttaaattCAGCAAAATTGTAGTAATTGTGGATTACATTGGGCAGAAACATAATCACATTGAGGTTTGTTACATGCAGAGGGTGTGTTAACTAACATCTttcaacaaaatatgtaatttggtGAGGGATCTCCAAAACTTTTTATGTAACTTCATTTTTACAGCATATATTAATGGACTTTTCTCTTTTGTGTATTAAAAAACTGTAAGCTTTAATAAAATAAGGACGGTAATACGTGCATTGACTGAGCTAAGGCTATCTGGTAAGGggggaaaaaacataaaattctaATCTAGAGTAATTACACAAAATCGCTTTTTTTTCTGGGATCTACGGTCATAAGGAAAAAGGGCAAGACAAAATTCCTGAGGtaaatgtgtgtccagtccctctgtaCAATACATTATGGTGTAGGCAGTTGGTGATAGTGCTAGAACATGTCAACAGTCTACTGCTATGCTGAGATCAAAACGGGATTCATTCGGACTCTAATCACAGCTCCCAGTGTCAATTAGATAATGGAGATGATAAATATGTATGGGGTGACATGGTGGTTCAGTCAGTGCTGTCCATTCATAGGTCCAGCAGaccgggttcaaatcctggccagtTGTAAATTGGCCTAATGTGCATTGGTGTGCCAAGTGATGGACTGGAACCCCAGCCAGTTTCAGTTTCTGGTTTGAAGTGAATGTCATCAGGGCTATTTCTAGCtctcctgaattggattaagtggattcaaGAAATGGATGGAAATAGGTGTGATGAGGAAAGTTCAGACATTATATAATAAGGGTGCATGTGATCAGCCAACACACTCGGCTTCATTAACAGCACTCTCTCTTCCCAGATAACCCCTGGCGCTGTGACTGCGCACTTCATTGGCTGAGAAGCTGGATTAATGAGGATGGCCAACGGCTTCTGAGTTCTGCTGACCGCCGAGTAATGTGTGCCGAACCCCCACGGCTGGCACACCAGAGCTTGGTTGAGGTGCCAGGGAACAGTCTCATCTGCATCCCACCCATCGTGCAGCTGGAGCCCAACCACCTGACAGTACGGCTGGGAGAGAATCTGCGAGTTTCTTGCCAGGCATCGGGTTACCCGCAGCCTCAAGTCACCTGGAGAAAGGTAGCTCAGGCTAAATCTGACCCCTCGCCCAAAATATCTTCAAGTGGGCTTGCAGCTGGGGGTAAGGGGCTCGCTTTAGAGCCTGGCAAAGGTGGCAGAGGAGAACGCTTTGACCCTGACACTGGCAGTGGAATGCTCTTCCTCAGCAATGTGACTGTGGCGCATGCTGGCCGTTATGAGTGTGAAGCGTGGAATCCTGGAGGGGTAGCAAGAGTGACCTTTCATTTGTCCATCAACCTCTCCTCTGCTGGGAATCAACATGCTCGCGCCTATCCAGCTGTAGACATTAGCCAGGAACCGTTGTATGACTTGGAGAGTATGGATTTTAATGCACTCAGCATGGCCACACAGACCACAATTGCAATCGGAATTTCCCTTTTAGCTCTCACCGCGCTTCTGCTCATTGTCATGATATACAATCGTCACAAGCATcgtaagaaaggacagaaagaGGAAAACATACTTTATGTCAATGATTACTCAGATGGTCCAACCACCTTTGCCCAGCTAGAAGAATATCGCGATGAGAGGGGCCATGAAATGTATGTGCTGAATCGCAGCAAGCCAGTCTTCCCCGCTAGCTAcagtggccagcagggggtgctaacACCTGAGCAACTCCAGGATCAGGCAACTCAAACACTGGAAGTGGGAATGGGGTCAGGGACTAGGGAAGGgggtgaggaggaggaagaagaggaggaagaagaggagggtCTTTTCATAAACCAGAGTTTGCTTTTCGACACGCAAATCGCTTATGAGATTCATTGCTGAAAGTGATGGAGGCCAGGCTAAAGCGTGGCCTTCTTGGGATACGGACCACACCTAAGGATAAGAGACTCCAGAATAATGACTTGTCAAGAAAGGCCACCACTTTGAGACGATGCCTAGGCTTTACAACTAAAACCAAGATACTGTGACAAGATTTTATCCTTCTCTTCGCTTACAGATTATGTAATTTGGTTTCTTTGCAGAAAGTTTTCACTGTAGGACATCTAAGTTAAATTTCATTAGCTGCCTACATATTGTTAATCTGTGCTTTGCACACCCTGGGACATTTGGCTGTAAAGCTTGGTTACTCCACTCAGTCCTTAGCGGGCTACAGTTGGCAAAGGTTTTTGTTAAAGCCAATCCCTTAAGAAGCGCATCTTACTGAACTAATTTTTTAAATCAGACATGTTTCTTATCAGAGTTCAAATTCTGAAAGGCAACCCTAAAGCTGGACTAAGCAGTTTCAATAGAGAGATGTGTGCGCTCAATCTGGGCTTTTGTTTTCTATGAGATTTACTAAACTTGAACAAATATTATTAAGTACACCTGTATTCAGCCTCTATGACATGTCCCTTATATTTTCTATCTAAACATTTTTAGTTGGGAACATTCAGATTCAATAAACCAATACAGCTCATGATGGAGAGCCTCATAGTCGCTATTACTTGCAATTGAACGTgctgaatttaattaatttcgCCCA containing:
- the lrrc24 gene encoding leucine-rich repeat-containing protein 24, which translates into the protein MTDMLFIIAVILHFTQAPACPSGCRCYSLTVECGSLGLQEIPGDVPSTTQTIFLQDNAIGQIRQQDLSRLGQLHYLYLQNNSISALEPGAFRSQNELLELALNGNRIHLVTGNVFQGLEHLRILYLSGNQITRLHDFTFRGLQRLQELHLQENSVELLGEQALAGLSSLALLDLSRNNLRTLNQASLRPLISLQVLRITDNPWRCDCALHWLRSWINEDGQRLLSSADRRVMCAEPPRLAHQSLVEVPGNSLICIPPIVQLEPNHLTVRLGENLRVSCQASGYPQPQVTWRKVAQAKSDPSPKISSSGLAAGGKGLALEPGKGGRGERFDPDTGSGMLFLSNVTVAHAGRYECEAWNPGGVARVTFHLSINLSSAGNQHARAYPAVDISQEPLYDLESMDFNALSMATQTTIAIGISLLALTALLLIVMIYNRHKHRKKGQKEENILYVNDYSDGPTTFAQLEEYRDERGHEMYVLNRSKPVFPASYSGQQGVLTPEQLQDQATQTLEVGMGSGTREGGEEEEEEEEEEEGLFINQSLLFDTQIAYEIHC